One part of the Salmo salar chromosome ssa10, Ssal_v3.1, whole genome shotgun sequence genome encodes these proteins:
- the fanci gene encoding Fanconi anemia group I protein → MRADIMEKIVSLSDGERIPELQQYLSSLTDDQLTTVVTNSALKGKSIGAMVKSIFKGSLPSAPEGASRRLLLYQHCIPLCESGDLQTEVASDIIGLLMLETHNLPGPSLAQLASLFVDAIKLGKMGSGKSLELFPTVLTALAATEALSYGKGELSGEEYKKQLINSLCSSRWDPQCVIHLTTMFRDVPLAPEELQFLVEKVLRMFFKLDLQEIPPLVYQLLLLAAKGCKKQVLEGIISYFKEQDLRQKEEQKDGESMDVEVQSIPQDQLRHVEGTAILHIVFAVRLDQELGREFLKSVKGSQGELCPFSIALLLSVARIQRYEEQLFDFLKGAITKGFKDEQLQQGSKFLQDLLPQRCSFAQMILDTVKNSVFGWDHVTQGLVQLGFILMDAFGPKAGPFGKTATEGANATAKTPTQQACRLGGQVLLEGFKMHEPIRGEILEQVLNRLVTKTASPVTHYIDLLSDIVVSAPMILLESSSKVTETFDHLSYLPLATVQGLLKAVQPLLKVSMSMKDALILVLRKAMFSSQLDGRKSAVTGFLLLLKNFRVLGSMASSQASQAISSSQVQVDVHSRYNSAANEAFCLEILSSLRRCLGQQADVRLMLYEGFHDVLRRNSQLASSIMQTLLSQVRRYYEPEQDLLPPVKLELCIGAQGDQVFLQEPLAHLLSCTVHCLLWYQGMRRSARPNAGGSDDDDDDEEGGFQNELQSILESIMRRMIKCELEDFELDKSAEFSLSSVGVKNSIYAMLVMGVYEVLIEYNFTKANYSKSLFEELLELFSRYNKLSEILKEKSGKGKNSKSPRSLLSMGFVSTLLTALFRDSAQSREEALLVLRSSGDFLRYAVSVALQKITQLEETGHTDGPDGQNTDKTFHHLCDITSVLMWRYTNIPCAVEDAGKKEKRCSVSLLCLEGLLRIFSTGQQRYPARVAQLLSAIDVSVEEGSDHGPGNASVTEKTAFYIRQFQRALFTQLSGGEEDFNSKEAQLLVNILSVLSRQLEPSSQQFVQMITWTVKICKETSFEDVAFSKGLLSLLFSVHVLYKSPVSLLWELCQDIHSQLGDIDQDLEVEKQSHFAIVNMKTAAPTTLLVLSQVGKVLDEVDWLITKKKGQLVPDRLSSDDTTQAVGQQDPVEKALTLQLGTLLTALNELVQTALPSGVCTNTLLGELSRTYTILTTLVKYYIQLCSGQQGLLPARVEKLVKLSGSHLTPQCYSFITYVQSGELAGGGADDKKKKKKEGEATATASAKLLRETKAIPNLIYSIEQYEKYLITLSKKSKVNLMQYMKLSTSRDFRINAATLEAVLQEHDNSQQTIASQEPEQSQEPKKKRKKQ, encoded by the exons ATGAGAGCTGACATCATGGAGAAGATAGTTTCGTTGTCTGATGGAGAGCGCATCCCTGAGCTGCAGCAGTACCTCTCATCCCTGACTGATGACCAG CTGACCACTGTGGTCACAAACAGTGCGTTGAAGGGGAAGAGCATTGGAGCCATGGTCAAATCCATATTCAAAG gcTCTCTGCCCAGTGCCCCAGAGGGGGCGAGTCGCAGGCTGCTCCTGTACCAGCACTGCATCCCCCTGTGTGAGTCTGGAGATCTCCAGACAGAGGTGGCATCAGACATCATTGGACTGCTGATGCTAGAG ACCCACAACCTGCCCGGCCCCTCTCTGGCACAGCTGGCGTCTCTCTTCGTTGATGCCATTAAGTTGGGTAAGATGGGCAGTGGCAAATCCCTGGAGCTCTTCCCCACAGTCCTCACTGCCCTGGCTGCCACTGAGGCTCTATCCTATGGCAAAG GTGAGCTCAGTGGGGAAGAGTACAAGAAGCAGCTCATCAACAGCCTCTGCTCCAGCAG ATGGGACCCACAGTGTGTGATCCACTTGACCACTATGTTCAG GGATGTGCCCTTGGCCCCAGAGGAGCTGCAGTTCCTGGTCGAGAAGGTCCTGAGGATGTTCTTCAAACTAGACCTGCAGGAGATCCCACCTTTGGTCtaccagctgctgctgctggctgctaag GGCTGTAAGAAACAGGTCCTGGAAGGAATCATCAGCTACTTTAAAGAGCAGGATCTTCGCCAGAAAGAGGAACAGAAAGATGGAGA gagtatGGATGTGGAGGTTCAGTCCATTCCTCAGGACCAGCTGAGGCATGTGGAGGGCACAGCCATCCTGCATATAGTTTTTGCCGTGCGGCTtgaccaggagctggggagggaGTTCCTGAAAAGTGTTAAG GGGTCCCAGGGGGAGCTCTGTCCGTTCAGCATTGCTCTGCTGCTCTCGGTGGCCAGGATTCAACGCTACGAGGAGCAG TTGTTTGATTTCTTGAAGGGGGCGATCACTAAGGGCTTCAAGGATGAGCAGCTGCAGCAGGGCTCCAAGTTCCTGCAGGACCTGCTGCCTCAGCGCTGCAGCTTTGCTCAGATGATCCTGGACACTGTCAAGAACAG TGTGTTTGGCTGGGACCATGTGACCCAAGGGCTGGTCCAACTGGGCTTCATCCTCATGGACGCCTTTGGCCCCAAGGCAGGGCCGTTCGGGAAGACTGCAACCGAAGGGGCCAACGCCACAGCCAAAACACCCACACAGCAGGCCTGTCGGCTGGGGGGACAGGTACTCTTGGAGGGCTTCAAG atgCATGAGCCAATCAGGGGTGAGATTCTGGAGCAAGTCCTGAACCGATTGGTCACCAAAACGGCCTCCCCTGTCACTCATTACATAG ATCTCCTCTCGGACATTGTGGTCTCGGCTCCCATGATCCTTCTGGAGTCATCATCCAAGGTGACAGAGACGTTTGATCACCTGTCCTACCTGCCACTGGCCACCGTGCAGGGGCTACTCAAGGCtgtccag CCTCTGCTGAAGGTCAGTATGTCCATGAAGGATGCTCTGATTCTCGTTCTGAGGAAGGCCATGTTCTCCAG CCAGTTGGATGGGAGGAAATCTGCGGTGACGGGCTTCCTGCTGCTGCTGAAGAACTTCCGGGTCCTGGGTAGCATGGCTTCCAGCCAAGCCAGCCAGGCCATCTCCTccagccag GTCCAGGTGGACGTTCACTCCCGCTACAACTCTGCTGCCAACGAGGCCTTCTGCCTGGAGATCCTCAGCAGCCTGCGCCGATGTCTGGGCCAGCAGGCCGACGTACGACTCATGCTCTACGAG GGTTTCCATGATGTCCTCCGCCGCAACTCTCAACTAGCAAGCTCCATCATGCAGACCCTGCTCTCGCAG GTGAGGCGATACTATGAGCCAGAGCAGGACCTTCTGCCCCCAGTGAAGCTGGAGTTATGCATCGGTGCTCAAGGAGACCAAGTCTTCCTCCAGGAGCCTCTG GCCCATCTGTTGAGTTGCACAGTCCACTGCCTGCTGTGGTACCAGGGAATGCGCCGTTCAGCCCGGCCCAACGCAGGCGGgagtgacgatgatgatgatgatgaagaggggGGATTTCAGAACGAGCTGCAGAGCATCCTGGAGAGCATCATGCGCCGGATGATCAAGTGTGAATTGGAGGACTTTGAGCTG GATAAGTCGGCTGAGTTCTCCCTGTCCAGTGTGGGGGTGAAGAATAGCATCTACGCCATGCTGGTGATGGGAGTGTACGAGGTGCTCATCGAATACAACTTCACCAAGGCCAACTACAG TAAGAGTCTTTTCGAGGAACTGCTGGAGCTGTTTAGTCGCTATAACAAGCTGTCTGAGATCCTGAAGGAGAAGTCTGGAAAGGGCAAGAACAGCAAGAGCCCTCGAAGCCTGCTGTCTATGGGCTTTGTGTCAACACTGCTCACTGCActcttcag AGACAGCGCTCAGAGCAGAGAGGAGGCTCTGTTGGTGCTGCGCTCTAGTGGGGACTTCCTGCGTTACGCTGTGAGCGTGGCTCTGCAAAAGATTACACAGTTGGAGGAAACTGGACACACTGACGGCCCCGACGGACAGAACACAGACAAGACCTTCCACCACCTCTGTGACATCACTAG TGTCTTGATGTGGCGGTACACCAACATCCCGTGTGCAGTGGAGGATGCTGGGAAGAAGGAGAAGCGTTGCAGTGTGTCGCTGCTGTGTCTGGAGGGCTTGCTGAGGATCTTCAGCACCGGGCAGCAGCGCTACCCAGCCAGGGTGGCCCAGCTCCTTTCTGCCATCG ATGTCTCTGTGGAGGAAGGGAGTGATCATGGGCCAGGGAATGCCAGCGTCACAGAGAAGACTGCTTTCTACATTCGCCAGTTCCAG AGGGCACTGTTCACCCAgctgagtggaggggaggaggacttCAACAGCAAGGAGGCTCAGCTCCTGGTAAACATCCTGAGTGTGCTCTCACGCCAGCTGGAACCCTCCTCCCAGCAG tTTGTTCAAATGATCACCTGGACAGTGAAAATCTGCAAGGAGACCAGCTTTG aggaCGTAGCGTTCAGTAAAGGCCTGCTCTCCCTGCTCTTCAGTGTGCACGTGCTCTACAAGAGTCCCGTCAGTCTGTTGTGGGAGCTTTGTCAAGACATACACAGTCAGCTGGGAGACATCGACCAG GATTTGGAAGTGGAGAAGCAGTCTCACTTTGCCATCGTCAACATGAAGACCGCTGCGCCGACAACA CTCCTGGTGCTGTCTCAGGTGGGGAAAGTATTGGATGAGGTGGACTGGCTGATCACCAAGAAGAAAGGCCAGTTGGTCCCTGACAGGCTCAGCTCTG ATGATACCACCCAGGCTGTGGGCCAGCAGGACCCAGTGGAGAAGGCGCTGACGCTGCAGCTGGGGACTCTCCTGACGGCCCTGAACGAGCTGGTCCAGACCGCCCTGCCATCTGGAGTCTGCACTAACACACTGCTGGGAGAGCTGAGCCGTACATACACCATTCTCACCACTCTGGTCAAATAT TATATCCAACTGTGCTCAGGCCAACAGGGCCTGCTCCCAGCACGCGTGGAGAAGCTG GTCAAGCTGTCCGGCTCTCACCTGACTCCACAGTGCTACTCCTTCATCACCTACGTGCAG AGTGGTGAGCTGGCCGGTGGAGGTGCAGAtgataaaaagaagaagaaaaaggagggggAGGCCACTGCTACAGCATCA GCCAAACTCCTACGTGAGACCAAGGCCATTCCCAACCTGAtctacagtatagaacagtatgaGAAATACCTCATCACCCTCTCCAAGAAATCAAAG GTAAACCTGATGCAGTACATGAAACTGAGCACGTCCAGAGATTTCCGCATCAACGCAGCCACTCTGGAGGCAGTGCTGCAGGAGCACGACAACAGTCAGCAA ACCATAGCCTCTCAGGAGCCAGAGCAGAGCCAGGAGcccaagaagaagaggaagaagcagTAA